A genomic region of Gossypium hirsutum isolate 1008001.06 chromosome D01, Gossypium_hirsutum_v2.1, whole genome shotgun sequence contains the following coding sequences:
- the LOC107921597 gene encoding cold-responsive protein kinase 1 encodes MISNIRHTNLVELIGCCVEDSHRALVYEYLENNSLASVLLSSRSKHIALDWPTRAAICLGTASAVAFLHYEAVLHIIHRDIKASNILLDGNFHPKIGDFRLAKLFPDNVTHISTRVAGTFGYLALEYTLLGQLTKKADVYSFGVLLLGIISGKSSSKAAFGVEFMLLLEWTWKLKEEDRLLDIVDPELSQYLEEEVLRFIKVV; translated from the exons ATGATATCAAACATACGACACACCAACCTTGTTGAACTAATCGGCTGTTGTGTTGAAGACAGCCATCGGGCCTTGGTCTACGAATATCTGGAGAATAACAGCCTTGCCAGtgttttactta GTTCAAGAAGTAAACATATTGCTTTGGATTGGCCAACAAGAGCTGCTATTTGCTTAGGTACAGCTTCTGCTGTTGCGTTTCTTCACTATGAAGCTGTACTACATATCATCCACAGGGATATTAAAGCTAGTAATATACTCCTGGATGGAAATTTTCATCCTAAAATTGGGGATTTCAGGCTAGCTAAGCTTTTCCCGGACAATGTCACTCATATCAGTACTCGAGTAGCAGGAACATT TGGATATTTGGCACTAGAGTATACGCTTTTAGGACAACTAACCAAGAAGGCAGATGTGTACAGCTTTGGGGTGCTTCTGCTTGGAATAATAAGTGGTAAAAGTAGTAGTAAGGCAGCGTTTGGAGTGGAATTCATGCTTCTGCTTGAATGG ACATGGAAACTGAAAGAAGAAGACAGGCTTCTAGACATTGTTGATCCAGAATTGAGTCAATATCTAGAAGAAGAGGTTCTGCGATTCATCAAGGTTGTCTGA